In Acinetobacter piscicola, a single window of DNA contains:
- a CDS encoding ClpXP protease specificity-enhancing factor produces MSEPELNLTPTRPYLARAIYEWICDNHLTPYLLVDATQPYTDVPTQFVQDGQIVLNIVPHAVHMLNMSNDAVTFSARFGGVPKDIYVPMNAVLGLYARENGQGLFFDPDEYANVQINEDALKSNTTETSETTDETPKKKPSLRILE; encoded by the coding sequence ATGTCTGAACCAGAATTAAACTTAACCCCCACTCGCCCATATCTTGCACGTGCGATTTATGAGTGGATTTGTGATAATCATCTAACACCTTATCTGTTAGTGGATGCAACACAACCCTATACCGATGTCCCAACTCAATTTGTACAAGATGGTCAAATTGTCCTGAATATCGTGCCACACGCTGTACATATGCTTAATATGAGCAATGATGCCGTCACATTCTCCGCACGTTTTGGTGGTGTGCCTAAAGATATTTATGTACCCATGAATGCAGTATTAGGTTTGTATGCTCGCGAAAATGGACAAGGTTTATTCTTTGATCCTGACGAATATGCCAATGTGCAAATTAATGAAGATGCTTTAAAATCAAATACTACAGAGACATCCGAAACAACTGACGAAACACCAAAGAAAAAACCAAGTTTAAGAATTTTAGAATAG